The DNA window GGGAAATTGATATTGAAAAGGATTATGAAGAAGATTTGGGGTTGGATTTTGGTGAGCATTCCTTTGGGCCCATCAGGCGCTGCCGAAATCGCTGCCTCTTTTGCTTTGTAGACCAGATGGCGCCGGGGATGCGTGAAACCCTTTATATTAAAGACGATGATTATCGTCTTTCTTTTTGGCAGGGCAATTTTGTCACCCTGACCAATGTGGCTGAAACAGAACTGCAAAGAATCATTGAGCAAAGGCTGGGGCCGTTATATATCTCGGTTCATACCACCAACCCGGACTTGCGCCGGCGTATGTTAAACAACCGTCACGCCGGCAAAATTATGGATCAACTGCGCAGGTTGGCGGCTGCCGGTATAGAAATGCAGACCCAGGTGGTGCTTTGTCCGGGCATCAATGATGGCCCTGAACTGGAGAGAACCATTCAAGATTTGGCCGGGCTGTGGCCGGAAGTACACTCGCTGGCGGTAGTGCCGGTGGGGATTACCCGGTACCGGGAGGGGCTTTATGAATTAAGGCCCTTTAGCCAGGAGGAAGCTGCAGCTGTGGTGGCACTGATAGAAAACTACCAGCGCAGCTTTTTAGCCCGTTGGGATTATCCCTTTGTTTTTGCCTCGGACGAATTTTATGTAATAGCAGGAAAACCAATCCCTCCCACCGAAAATTATGGTGATTTTCCCCAAACCGAAAACGGCGTCGGACTGGCT is part of the Desulforamulus hydrothermalis Lam5 = DSM 18033 genome and encodes:
- a CDS encoding DUF512 domain-containing protein, whose protein sequence is MNNKGLLITGVDKDSIADQLGIQPGDRLLSVNGRPVRDILDYRFLCAAEELVARVVTGAGEEWEIDIEKDYEEDLGLDFGEHSFGPIRRCRNRCLFCFVDQMAPGMRETLYIKDDDYRLSFWQGNFVTLTNVAETELQRIIEQRLGPLYISVHTTNPDLRRRMLNNRHAGKIMDQLRRLAAAGIEMQTQVVLCPGINDGPELERTIQDLAGLWPEVHSLAVVPVGITRYREGLYELRPFSQEEAAAVVALIENYQRSFLARWDYPFVFASDEFYVIAGKPIPPTENYGDFPQTENGVGLARLFLDQWEQVRQELPERLAHQRTVTLVTGVSGETFLRQVAERLNQVVNLQVNLAVIKNKFFGETVTVTGLLTARDIINSLRGKQLGDLLILPSVMLRRGEDVFLDNLRVADVGQQLQTAVAVVEDPRELAEAALGIKQDAIW